One window of Klebsiella quasivariicola genomic DNA carries:
- the narI gene encoding respiratory nitrate reductase subunit gamma, translated as MIQYLNVFFYDIYPYLCGTVFLVGSWLRYDYGQYTWRASSSQMLDKRGMVLWSNLFHIGILGIFFGHLFGMLTPHWVYSWFLPMSQKQLMAMILGGVCGVLTLVGGLGLLVRRLTNPRIRATSTTADILILCILLIQCALGLTTIPFSARHPDGSEMLKLVDWAQAVVTFHGSASAHLDGVAWIYRVHLVLGMTIFLIFPFTRLVHVWSAPVEYFTRRYQVVRSRR; from the coding sequence ATGATCCAGTATCTGAACGTCTTCTTTTACGATATCTACCCTTACCTCTGCGGCACCGTTTTTCTGGTAGGCAGCTGGCTGCGCTATGATTACGGGCAGTATACCTGGCGCGCCTCATCCAGCCAGATGCTGGATAAGCGCGGGATGGTGCTATGGTCGAACTTATTCCATATCGGCATCCTCGGCATCTTCTTCGGCCATCTTTTTGGCATGCTGACCCCGCACTGGGTCTACTCGTGGTTCCTGCCGATGTCGCAGAAGCAGCTGATGGCCATGATCCTCGGCGGCGTCTGTGGCGTGCTGACCCTGGTCGGCGGACTCGGCCTGCTGGTGCGCCGCCTGACCAACCCGCGCATTCGCGCCACCTCCACGACCGCGGATATTCTTATCCTGTGCATTCTGCTGATTCAGTGTGCGCTGGGGCTGACGACTATTCCCTTCTCCGCCCGGCATCCGGACGGCAGCGAGATGCTGAAGCTGGTGGACTGGGCGCAGGCGGTGGTCACCTTCCACGGCAGCGCCTCGGCGCATCTGGACGGCGTGGCGTGGATCTATCGCGTCCACCTGGTGCTGGGGATGACCATCTTCCTGATCTTCCCCTTCACCCGTCTGGTTCATGTGTGGAGTGCGCCGGTGGAGTATTTTACCCGCCGCTACCAGGTGGTACGCTCCCGGCGCTGA
- the narW gene encoding nitrate reductase molybdenum cofactor assembly chaperone, with the protein MRILKVIGLLLEYPDELLWENRDDALALVSADVPSLTPFVSELLTAPLLDRQAEWCEVFERGRATSLLLFEHVHAESRDRGQAMVDLMNQYQQAGLQIDCRELPDHLPLYLEYLSILPPAEAREGLQNIAPILALIGGRLKQRACPYYQLFDALLALAKSPLTSDSVTKQVAGEKRDDTRQALDAVWEEEQVKFIEDNATACDSSPMQAYQRRFSQDVAPQYVDIRAGGPK; encoded by the coding sequence ATGCGGATCCTGAAAGTGATCGGTTTGTTGCTGGAGTACCCCGACGAGTTACTTTGGGAGAACCGCGACGACGCCCTGGCGCTGGTCAGCGCCGATGTCCCTTCCCTGACGCCGTTTGTCAGTGAGCTGCTGACGGCTCCGCTGTTGGATCGCCAGGCCGAGTGGTGCGAGGTGTTCGAGCGCGGGCGCGCCACCTCGCTGCTGTTGTTTGAACATGTGCATGCCGAATCCCGCGACCGCGGCCAGGCGATGGTCGACCTGATGAATCAGTATCAGCAGGCGGGTCTGCAGATCGATTGTCGCGAGCTGCCCGATCATCTGCCGCTGTATCTCGAGTACCTCAGTATTTTACCCCCCGCGGAGGCGCGCGAAGGGCTGCAGAATATCGCGCCGATTCTGGCGCTGATCGGCGGCCGCCTGAAGCAGCGAGCCTGTCCGTATTATCAGCTGTTTGACGCCCTGCTGGCGTTGGCTAAAAGCCCGCTCACCAGTGACAGTGTCACTAAACAGGTGGCGGGCGAAAAGCGCGACGATACCCGTCAGGCGCTGGACGCCGTGTGGGAAGAAGAGCAGGTGAAGTTTATTGAAGATAATGCGACCGCTTGCGACAGCTCGCCGATGCAAGCTTATCAACGACGCTTTAGTCAGGATGTGGCGCCGCAGTACGTTGACATCCGTGCCGGAGGCCCGAAATGA
- the narH gene encoding nitrate reductase subunit beta, with translation MKIRSQVGMVLNLDKCIGCHTCSVTCKNVWSSREGMEYAWFNNVETKPGIGYPKNWEDQDEWQGGWIRGISGKLTPRLGNRVSVLSKIFANPVLPQIDDYYEPFTYDYQHLHNAPEGKYLPTARPRSLISGERMDKIKWGPNWEELLGGEFEKRAKDRNFEAMQKEMYGQFENTFMMYLPRLCEHCLNPSCVATCPSGAIYKREEDGIVLIDQDKCRGWRMCISGCPYKKIYFNWKSGKSEKCIFCYPRIESGQPTVCSETCVGRIRYLGVLLYDADRIEEAASTEHETDLYERQCEVFLNPNDPAVIEEALKQGIPHNVIEAAQKSPVYKLAMDWKLALPLHPEYRTLPMVWYVPPLSPIQSVADAGGLPGNGNILPAVESLRIPVQYLANLLSAGDTGPVLRALKRMMAMRHYKRSQTVEGVTDTRAIEEVGLSVEQVEEMYRYLAIANYEDRFVIPTSHRELAEDAFPERNGCGFTFGDGCHGSDTKFNLFNSRRIDAIDVSGVRKHGEGE, from the coding sequence ATGAAAATACGTTCACAAGTCGGAATGGTGCTGAATCTGGATAAATGCATCGGCTGCCATACCTGCTCCGTCACCTGTAAAAACGTCTGGAGCAGCCGCGAAGGCATGGAGTACGCGTGGTTCAATAACGTGGAAACCAAACCGGGCATTGGCTACCCCAAAAACTGGGAAGATCAGGACGAGTGGCAAGGCGGCTGGATCCGCGGTATCAGCGGCAAGCTCACTCCGCGCCTGGGCAACCGCGTCAGCGTGTTGTCGAAGATTTTCGCCAACCCGGTGCTGCCGCAGATTGACGATTATTACGAACCCTTTACCTACGATTATCAGCACCTGCACAACGCGCCGGAAGGCAAATACTTGCCTACCGCCCGCCCACGTTCGCTGATTAGCGGCGAGCGTATGGATAAGATAAAATGGGGGCCAAACTGGGAAGAACTGCTCGGCGGCGAGTTTGAAAAACGCGCCAAAGACCGTAACTTCGAAGCCATGCAGAAAGAGATGTATGGCCAGTTTGAAAACACCTTCATGATGTATCTGCCGCGCCTGTGCGAACACTGCCTCAATCCGAGCTGTGTCGCAACCTGCCCGAGCGGCGCTATTTACAAGCGTGAAGAAGACGGCATCGTGCTGATCGACCAGGATAAATGCCGCGGCTGGCGGATGTGCATCAGCGGCTGTCCGTACAAAAAAATCTACTTTAACTGGAAGAGCGGCAAGTCGGAAAAATGCATTTTCTGCTATCCACGTATTGAGTCCGGGCAGCCAACGGTCTGTTCAGAAACCTGCGTCGGGCGCATCCGCTATCTTGGCGTACTGCTGTATGACGCCGACCGCATCGAAGAAGCGGCCAGTACCGAACATGAAACCGACCTCTATGAGCGCCAGTGCGAGGTGTTCCTCAACCCTAACGACCCGGCGGTCATCGAAGAGGCGTTAAAACAGGGTATTCCACATAACGTGATTGAAGCCGCGCAGAAATCGCCGGTCTATAAGCTGGCGATGGACTGGAAGCTGGCCCTGCCGCTGCATCCGGAATACCGCACCCTGCCGATGGTCTGGTACGTGCCGCCCCTGTCGCCGATCCAGTCGGTGGCCGACGCCGGCGGCCTGCCGGGCAACGGCAACATCCTGCCAGCGGTTGAGAGCCTGCGTATACCGGTGCAATACCTGGCGAACCTGCTGAGCGCCGGCGATACCGGTCCGGTCCTGCGCGCGTTAAAACGCATGATGGCGATGCGCCACTACAAACGTTCGCAAACCGTCGAAGGCGTCACCGATACCCGCGCCATTGAAGAAGTGGGCCTCAGCGTTGAGCAGGTCGAAGAGATGTATCGCTATCTGGCGATCGCCAACTACGAAGACCGCTTTGTGATCCCCACCAGCCATCGCGAACTGGCGGAGGATGCCTTCCCGGAACGTAACGGCTGCGGCTTTACCTTCGGCGATGGCTGCCACGGGTCAGATACGAAATTCAACCTGTTTAACAGCCGGCGGATCGACGCCATCGACGTCAGCGGCGTGCGTAAGCATGGGGAGGGCGAGTGA